Proteins from one Triticum aestivum cultivar Chinese Spring chromosome 7A, IWGSC CS RefSeq v2.1, whole genome shotgun sequence genomic window:
- the LOC123146963 gene encoding uncharacterized protein isoform X2, with the protein MDGAEAPSAMPSWMELWNEWEIQVVVIVSFSLQVILFFFAGIRRYSVSFVTKALLWLVYLLADVVATYALGHMSSSLSKKSSSEHQLVAFWAPFLLLHLGGQDTITAYALEDNELWLRHLLNMFVQVACTAYVLYKYIIAGGANFVHAAMLVLASGILKYGERIWALKLASKGGSHYKRRRRVKKPFYRRWIRAIRREFPTKKDAAVLTAHALRHVFVKPLIIDRNEASINWNNHRIALLEKGHAQEYQWENDQSKDASAKEKSHIGKMFKEIEVQLALMYDMLYTKAEVIHTRYGYCIRAISLVSCFAALVVFRKSKRDVYSTPDIVITFALLGGACALEMASVFKAIGSTWTCASLRRRRWKWLPNEILFARHHLLVLKDGRWSDSVGQFDFISFCVHSRKMDLKVRIARLIGLRDLWHKVRCTKHAKLSPAVKEFVWGLLRGDKSHMVRIEEVDIRSGNWARRFSGVAQIKQLDWSLSYGFHKSVLIWHIATSTFLNNPAAKLELVDKDMAEAVNTLSDYMMYLLIEHPDILPMKPAAKDMFQETCLCYGSDMYGPVYVMKPGGDRANVVDFHKQILNYNSGCLEWIRRLDADLMEDGWDDYPGQHVLVKACTLAHTMLDMDLGLEHKMAIIGTVWTEMLCYAATNATGGFHARQLSNGGEFLTHILLLTKYSFLIDKEPKPSKTTVEAVEASAAGHIVLNVDNDSNDEITEIRPT; encoded by the exons ATGGATGGAGCTGAAGCACCGTCTGCGATGCCATCTTGGATGGAACTGTGGAATGAGTGGGAAATCCAAGTAGTTGTTATCGTCAGCTTCAGTCTGCAGGTTATTCTCTTCTTCTTTGCTGGGATCCGCCGCTACAGTGTCTCATTTGTTACCAAGGCCCTCCTCTGGCTGGTATATCTGCTTGCTGATGTCGTTGCAACATACGCCCTGGGGCACATGTCCTCGTCATTGTCGAAAAAATCATCCAGCGAGCACCAGCTGGTGGCGTTCTGGGCGCCGTTTCTTCTGCTGCACCTCGGCGGCCAGGACACCATCACCGCGTACGCCCTGGAGGACAATGAACTCTGGCTGCGTCACCTGCTAAACATGTTTGTGCAGGTCGCCTGTACTGCATATGTGCTCTACAAGTACATCATTGCAGGCGGGGCAAACTTTGTCCACGCCGCTATGTTGGTTCTTGCCTCCGGAATTCTCAAGTATGGCGAGAGGATATGGGCACTGAAGCTTGCAAGCAAGGGTGGTTCCCATTACAAAAGAAGGCGACGAGTTAAGAAGCCTTTCTACCGCCGGTGGATTCGTGCTATTCGTCGTGAGTTTCCCACAAAGAAGGATGCTGCCGTCCTCACAG CACACGCGTTGCGCCATGTATTTGTCAAGCCTTTAATCATAGACAGGAATGAGGCATCCATAAATTGGAATAATCACCGCATTGCCCTGCTAGAGAAGGGTCATGCACAAGAGTATCAATGGGAAAACGACCAGAGCAAAGATGCATCGGCAAAGGAGAAGAGTCATATTGGGAAGATGTTCAAGGAAATAGAGGTGCAGCTCGCCCTGATGTACGACATGCTGTACACCAAGGCAGAAGTGATCCACACAAGGTATGGCTACTGCATCCGTGCCATTTCACTTGTCTCTTGCTTCGCCGCTCTTGTGGTCTTCAGAAAAAGCAAGCGAGATGTGTACAGCACACCCGACATTGTGATCACTTTTGCTCTTCTGGGCGGAGCTTGTGCACTGGAGATGGCATCCGTTTTCAAGGCGATTGGGTCAACCTGGACATGTGCCAGCTTGAGACGCCGCAGGTGGAAGTGGCTGCCCAATGAGATTCTGTTCGCACGGCACCACCTCCTCGTCCTTAAGGATGGAAGGTGGTCCGATTCCGTCGGGCAATTTGACTTCATATCCTTCTGTGTTCACAGCAGAAAGATGGACCTCAAGGTTAGAATAGCCCGTTTGATTGGGCTCCGAGACTTGTGGCACAAAGTTCGCTGCACCAAACATGCCAAGCTTTCTCCTGCCGTGAAGGAGTTTGTATGGGGCTTGCTCAGAGGTGACAAGAGTCATATGGTACGAATTGAAGAAGTGGACATCAGGAGTGGGAACTGGGCTCGCAGGTTCAGCGGCGTCGCCCAGATCAAACAGCTAGATTGGAGCCTGAGTTATGGATTTCACAAGAGCGTGCTTATCTGGCATATAGCAACAAGCACCTTCCTCAATAACCCTGCCGCCAAATTGGAGCTGGTCGACAAGGACATGGCTGAAGCAGTCAATACTCTCTCTGATTACATGATGTACCTCCTCATCGAGCACCCTGACATTCTGCCAATGAAACCAGCTGCTAAGGACATGTTTCAGGAAACCTGCCTCTGTTATGGTTCGGATATGTATGGCCCGGTCTATGTAATGAAACCAGGTGGGGACAGAGCTAATGTGGTTGATTTTCACAAGCAAATTCTGAATTACAACTCCGGGTGTCTTGAGTGGATAAGAAGACTAGATGCTGACTTGATGGAAGATGGTTGGGATGATTACCCGGGCCAGCATGTGCTGGTGAAAGCATGCACCCTGGCTCACACAATGCTCGACATGGACTTGGGGCTCGAACATAAGATGGCGATAATTGGAACAGTGTGGACGGAGATGTTGTGCTACGCAGCAACCAATGCAACCGGGGGATTCCATGCCAGGCAGCTGAGCAACGGTGGTGAGTTTCTGACCCACATCCTGCTCCTCACTAAATATTCCTTTCTTATAGATAAGGAACCAAAGCCGTCCAAAACAACTGTTGAAGCTGTGGAGGCTAGTGCTGCTGGCCACATCGTACTAAATGTGGACAATGATTCCAACGATGAGATTACAGAAATCCGCCCAACATAG
- the LOC123146963 gene encoding uncharacterized protein isoform X1 gives MDGAEAPSAMPSWMELWNEWEIQVVVIVSFSLQVILFFFAGIRRYSVSFVTKALLWLVYLLADVVATYALGHMSSSLSKKSSSEHQLVAFWAPFLLLHLGGQDTITAYALEDNELWLRHLLNMFVQVACTAYVLYKYIIAGGANFVHAAMLVLASGILKYGERIWALKLASKGGSHYKRRRRVKKPFYRRWIRAIRREFPTKKDAAVLTGEPSDTTRSSFAGLPKRIQKVNSLVVHRSRWVEDIVEIEEGEERDCFTQNKQFGTYVFIVMTAHALRHVFVKPLIIDRNEASINWNNHRIALLEKGHAQEYQWENDQSKDASAKEKSHIGKMFKEIEVQLALMYDMLYTKAEVIHTRYGYCIRAISLVSCFAALVVFRKSKRDVYSTPDIVITFALLGGACALEMASVFKAIGSTWTCASLRRRRWKWLPNEILFARHHLLVLKDGRWSDSVGQFDFISFCVHSRKMDLKVRIARLIGLRDLWHKVRCTKHAKLSPAVKEFVWGLLRGDKSHMVRIEEVDIRSGNWARRFSGVAQIKQLDWSLSYGFHKSVLIWHIATSTFLNNPAAKLELVDKDMAEAVNTLSDYMMYLLIEHPDILPMKPAAKDMFQETCLCYGSDMYGPVYVMKPGGDRANVVDFHKQILNYNSGCLEWIRRLDADLMEDGWDDYPGQHVLVKACTLAHTMLDMDLGLEHKMAIIGTVWTEMLCYAATNATGGFHARQLSNGGEFLTHILLLTKYSFLIDKEPKPSKTTVEAVEASAAGHIVLNVDNDSNDEITEIRPT, from the coding sequence ATGGATGGAGCTGAAGCACCGTCTGCGATGCCATCTTGGATGGAACTGTGGAATGAGTGGGAAATCCAAGTAGTTGTTATCGTCAGCTTCAGTCTGCAGGTTATTCTCTTCTTCTTTGCTGGGATCCGCCGCTACAGTGTCTCATTTGTTACCAAGGCCCTCCTCTGGCTGGTATATCTGCTTGCTGATGTCGTTGCAACATACGCCCTGGGGCACATGTCCTCGTCATTGTCGAAAAAATCATCCAGCGAGCACCAGCTGGTGGCGTTCTGGGCGCCGTTTCTTCTGCTGCACCTCGGCGGCCAGGACACCATCACCGCGTACGCCCTGGAGGACAATGAACTCTGGCTGCGTCACCTGCTAAACATGTTTGTGCAGGTCGCCTGTACTGCATATGTGCTCTACAAGTACATCATTGCAGGCGGGGCAAACTTTGTCCACGCCGCTATGTTGGTTCTTGCCTCCGGAATTCTCAAGTATGGCGAGAGGATATGGGCACTGAAGCTTGCAAGCAAGGGTGGTTCCCATTACAAAAGAAGGCGACGAGTTAAGAAGCCTTTCTACCGCCGGTGGATTCGTGCTATTCGTCGTGAGTTTCCCACAAAGAAGGATGCTGCCGTCCTCACAGGTGAGCCTAGTGACACCACCCGCAGTTCATTTGCCGGTTTACCGAAAAGAATCCAAAAAGTTAATTCGCTGGTGGTGCATAGGAGTCGGTGGGTAGAAGATATAGTAGAaatagaagaaggagaagaaagagaCTGTTTCACGCAAAACAAACAATTTGGAACTTATGTATTTATTGTGATGACAGCACACGCGTTGCGCCATGTATTTGTCAAGCCTTTAATCATAGACAGGAATGAGGCATCCATAAATTGGAATAATCACCGCATTGCCCTGCTAGAGAAGGGTCATGCACAAGAGTATCAATGGGAAAACGACCAGAGCAAAGATGCATCGGCAAAGGAGAAGAGTCATATTGGGAAGATGTTCAAGGAAATAGAGGTGCAGCTCGCCCTGATGTACGACATGCTGTACACCAAGGCAGAAGTGATCCACACAAGGTATGGCTACTGCATCCGTGCCATTTCACTTGTCTCTTGCTTCGCCGCTCTTGTGGTCTTCAGAAAAAGCAAGCGAGATGTGTACAGCACACCCGACATTGTGATCACTTTTGCTCTTCTGGGCGGAGCTTGTGCACTGGAGATGGCATCCGTTTTCAAGGCGATTGGGTCAACCTGGACATGTGCCAGCTTGAGACGCCGCAGGTGGAAGTGGCTGCCCAATGAGATTCTGTTCGCACGGCACCACCTCCTCGTCCTTAAGGATGGAAGGTGGTCCGATTCCGTCGGGCAATTTGACTTCATATCCTTCTGTGTTCACAGCAGAAAGATGGACCTCAAGGTTAGAATAGCCCGTTTGATTGGGCTCCGAGACTTGTGGCACAAAGTTCGCTGCACCAAACATGCCAAGCTTTCTCCTGCCGTGAAGGAGTTTGTATGGGGCTTGCTCAGAGGTGACAAGAGTCATATGGTACGAATTGAAGAAGTGGACATCAGGAGTGGGAACTGGGCTCGCAGGTTCAGCGGCGTCGCCCAGATCAAACAGCTAGATTGGAGCCTGAGTTATGGATTTCACAAGAGCGTGCTTATCTGGCATATAGCAACAAGCACCTTCCTCAATAACCCTGCCGCCAAATTGGAGCTGGTCGACAAGGACATGGCTGAAGCAGTCAATACTCTCTCTGATTACATGATGTACCTCCTCATCGAGCACCCTGACATTCTGCCAATGAAACCAGCTGCTAAGGACATGTTTCAGGAAACCTGCCTCTGTTATGGTTCGGATATGTATGGCCCGGTCTATGTAATGAAACCAGGTGGGGACAGAGCTAATGTGGTTGATTTTCACAAGCAAATTCTGAATTACAACTCCGGGTGTCTTGAGTGGATAAGAAGACTAGATGCTGACTTGATGGAAGATGGTTGGGATGATTACCCGGGCCAGCATGTGCTGGTGAAAGCATGCACCCTGGCTCACACAATGCTCGACATGGACTTGGGGCTCGAACATAAGATGGCGATAATTGGAACAGTGTGGACGGAGATGTTGTGCTACGCAGCAACCAATGCAACCGGGGGATTCCATGCCAGGCAGCTGAGCAACGGTGGTGAGTTTCTGACCCACATCCTGCTCCTCACTAAATATTCCTTTCTTATAGATAAGGAACCAAAGCCGTCCAAAACAACTGTTGAAGCTGTGGAGGCTAGTGCTGCTGGCCACATCGTACTAAATGTGGACAATGATTCCAACGATGAGATTACAGAAATCCGCCCAACATAG